One segment of Cerasicoccus sp. TK19100 DNA contains the following:
- a CDS encoding S8 family peptidase, whose translation MSRKPIIFALGALVLITLAVAFWLGRQDTAERPAQTTAKQETPTTPVHRTSTGQTSGTAPELTRQPVMPAKLPREKRNVKSGEVIPGETILHFENKAALDEAIRILTNAGVPMKGSIGPLGMLRVELPPGGLDRLKQLLGDRIIDESTNVRVALPEPIDAQPDGAHLQAFGDQWIELLGATGDISDWGKGVRIAVIDAGVTNHPALSGARIDRYALIEELVANGHGNAVTSLIVGNGMPGQPRGLAPAAQILAYQAMGEDSGNAFTIAQGIVDAVDHGANIINLSLGGWGDTPAVRSAVQYATDAGVVIVAAVGNDRLDQITYPAAYPEVIAVTSVDAGLHWAEYPNAGLEGEWPDIAAPGVGLPAAYNDRELISFSGTSAATPVVSAAIAAYMSETGASATDAAAVVIKQASDRGEPGTDPFLGEGVLDMTRVMRANERGVLDLAVTDHYVDAALATNAGLPVRIGIQNRGTSVVNRPVLTLMIGAQNNRSTIQFGPMAPGQVIEYEAVIPSEFFTTGHPAAIGAIISTEEGEDVNAGNNVIVTAYGVTLDEDGNETFIEARVQ comes from the coding sequence ATGAGCCGTAAGCCCATTATTTTTGCCCTCGGCGCACTCGTGCTAATCACGCTGGCGGTCGCCTTTTGGCTGGGCCGTCAGGACACGGCGGAGCGCCCCGCGCAAACTACAGCGAAGCAGGAAACCCCGACAACACCTGTACACCGGACATCCACCGGGCAAACCTCCGGCACGGCACCAGAGCTCACGCGTCAGCCCGTCATGCCCGCCAAGTTGCCCCGTGAAAAGCGCAACGTGAAGAGCGGCGAAGTCATTCCCGGTGAAACCATTTTACACTTCGAGAACAAGGCCGCGCTCGATGAGGCCATCCGCATTTTGACCAACGCAGGCGTTCCCATGAAAGGTAGCATCGGGCCGCTCGGCATGCTTCGCGTAGAGCTACCACCCGGTGGGCTTGATCGCCTGAAACAATTGCTTGGCGACCGCATTATCGACGAATCCACCAACGTGCGCGTTGCCCTGCCCGAACCCATCGACGCCCAACCCGACGGCGCGCATTTGCAGGCTTTCGGCGATCAGTGGATCGAGCTGCTTGGGGCCACAGGCGACATTTCCGACTGGGGCAAGGGTGTGCGCATCGCCGTCATCGACGCCGGCGTCACCAACCACCCGGCACTTAGCGGCGCACGCATCGACCGCTATGCCTTGATCGAAGAACTCGTCGCTAACGGCCATGGAAATGCCGTGACCTCGCTGATCGTTGGCAACGGCATGCCCGGCCAGCCCCGTGGCCTTGCCCCGGCGGCGCAGATCCTCGCCTACCAAGCCATGGGCGAAGACAGCGGTAACGCTTTCACCATTGCTCAGGGCATCGTCGATGCTGTCGACCACGGCGCGAACATCATCAACCTCAGCCTTGGTGGCTGGGGCGATACACCAGCCGTCCGCAGCGCCGTGCAATACGCCACCGACGCGGGCGTGGTCATCGTCGCCGCCGTCGGCAACGACCGTCTCGACCAAATCACCTATCCTGCGGCCTACCCCGAAGTCATTGCGGTGACCTCTGTCGATGCCGGGCTCCACTGGGCCGAGTATCCCAATGCTGGCCTTGAGGGCGAGTGGCCCGACATCGCGGCACCGGGCGTCGGCCTGCCCGCCGCCTACAACGATCGCGAACTCATTTCCTTCAGCGGCACCTCGGCGGCAACGCCCGTTGTCAGCGCCGCCATCGCCGCCTATATGTCCGAAACGGGTGCCAGCGCCACAGATGCGGCGGCGGTCGTTATCAAGCAAGCCAGTGACCGCGGTGAACCCGGCACAGACCCCTTCCTGGGCGAAGGCGTGCTCGACATGACCCGCGTCATGCGCGCCAACGAACGCGGCGTGCTCGACCTCGCCGTGACAGATCACTACGTCGACGCCGCCCTCGCCACCAACGCCGGCCTGCCGGTGCGCATCGGCATCCAGAACCGCGGCACCAGTGTCGTCAACCGCCCCGTTCTCACGCTCATGATCGGCGCGCAGAACAACCGCTCCACGATACAGTTTGGCCCCATGGCCCCCGGCCAAGTCATCGAATACGAAGCGGTAATCCCGTCAGAATTTTTCACCACTGGCCACCCCGCCGCCATCGGCGCGATCATCAGCACCGAAGAAGGCGAAGACGTCAACGCGGGCAACAACGTCATCGTCACCGCCTACGGCGTCACGCTTGATGAAGACGGCAACGAGACCTTTATCGAGGCTCGCGTCCAGTAA
- a CDS encoding bifunctional aconitate hydratase 2/2-methylisocitrate dehydratase — MNLYTDYINEIEERKNQGLHPKPIDDGALLAEIIEQIKDLGHEHREDSLKFFIYNTLPGTTSAAGVKAQFLKQIILGEAVVAEISPEFAFELLSHMKGGPSVEVLLDLALGNDEAIAKSAADVLKTQVFLYDADSDRLADAYKAGNAVAKDILESYAKAEFFTKLPDVEEEIDVVCYIAAEGDISTDLLSPGNQAHSRSDRELHGKCMISEAAQNEIRELQAKHPGKRVMLIAEKGTMGVGSSRMSGVNNVALWTGKQASPYVPFVNIAPIVAGTNGISPIFLTTVGVTGGIGLDLKNWKKKLDENGNPILDDNDDPVLEQAYSVATGTVLTINTKKKKLFNGDQELTDISSALTPQKVEFIKAGGSYAIVFGKKLQTFAAKTLGVEQAPVFAPSKEISHPGQGLTAVEKIFNKNAVGVTDGLTLHAGSDVRVKVNIVGSQDTTGLMTMQELEAMAATVVSPTVDGAYQSGCHTASVWDKKAQANIPRLMQFMNNFGLITARDPKGVYHAMTDVIHKVLNDLTVDEWAIIIGGDSHTRMSKGVAFGADSGTVALALATGEATMPIPESVKVTFKGDLKDHMDFRDVVHATQAQMLQKFGENVFQGRIIEVHIGTLPADQAFTFTDWTAEMKAKASICISQDETLIESLEIAKSRIQIMIDKGMDNDAQVLQGLIDKANNRISEIRTGVKPALTPDANAKYFAEFVVDLDQIVEPMIADPDVNNEDVSKRYTHDTIRALSYYEGAKHVDLGFVGSCMVHKGDLKIVSQMLKNLEAQQGKVEFQAPLVVAAPTYNIIDELKEEGDWDMLQKYSGFVFNDDAPKNAARTEYENMMYLERPGCNLCMGNQEKAAKGDTVMATSTRLFQGRVVEDSERKKGESLLASTPVVVLSAILGRTPNFEEYKAAVEGINLTKFAPPMSAMSS; from the coding sequence ATGAACTTATACACGGACTACATCAACGAGATCGAAGAACGTAAAAATCAAGGCTTGCACCCCAAGCCCATTGACGACGGTGCACTGCTCGCCGAGATCATTGAGCAAATCAAAGACCTCGGTCATGAACACCGGGAAGACTCCCTCAAGTTCTTCATCTACAACACGTTGCCCGGCACCACCAGCGCGGCTGGCGTGAAAGCCCAATTCCTCAAGCAAATCATTCTGGGCGAAGCGGTCGTCGCAGAAATTTCACCTGAGTTTGCCTTTGAGCTGCTGTCCCACATGAAGGGTGGACCGTCCGTAGAAGTGCTTCTCGACTTGGCGCTGGGCAACGACGAAGCGATCGCCAAGAGCGCGGCCGACGTCCTCAAAACGCAGGTTTTCCTCTACGACGCCGACAGTGATCGCCTCGCCGACGCCTACAAAGCTGGCAATGCGGTCGCCAAGGACATTCTCGAAAGCTATGCCAAGGCCGAGTTCTTCACTAAACTGCCCGATGTCGAAGAAGAGATCGACGTGGTGTGCTACATTGCCGCCGAGGGTGACATTTCCACCGACCTCCTTTCACCTGGCAATCAGGCACACTCCCGCTCCGACCGCGAGCTCCACGGCAAGTGCATGATCTCCGAAGCCGCGCAAAACGAAATCCGCGAGCTCCAGGCAAAGCATCCCGGCAAGCGCGTCATGCTGATTGCCGAAAAGGGTACCATGGGCGTAGGCTCGTCCCGCATGTCCGGCGTCAACAACGTCGCGCTCTGGACCGGCAAGCAGGCCAGCCCCTATGTCCCGTTCGTGAACATCGCTCCCATCGTAGCGGGCACCAATGGCATTTCTCCAATCTTTTTGACCACCGTCGGCGTGACGGGTGGCATCGGCCTCGACCTCAAAAACTGGAAGAAGAAGCTCGATGAAAACGGCAATCCGATTCTCGATGACAACGACGACCCCGTGCTTGAGCAGGCGTATTCCGTCGCCACGGGCACCGTTCTCACGATCAACACCAAGAAGAAAAAACTCTTCAATGGCGACCAGGAGCTGACGGATATTTCTTCCGCGCTCACGCCGCAAAAGGTGGAATTCATCAAGGCTGGTGGCTCCTATGCCATTGTCTTCGGCAAGAAGCTCCAAACCTTCGCCGCGAAAACCTTGGGCGTGGAACAAGCGCCGGTCTTTGCGCCGTCCAAGGAAATTTCACACCCCGGCCAGGGCCTCACCGCTGTTGAGAAGATCTTTAACAAGAATGCCGTGGGCGTAACCGATGGCCTCACCTTGCATGCGGGCTCGGACGTCCGCGTGAAGGTTAACATCGTCGGTTCTCAGGACACCACCGGGCTGATGACCATGCAAGAGCTGGAAGCCATGGCCGCCACCGTGGTATCGCCGACGGTTGATGGTGCCTATCAGTCGGGCTGCCACACGGCGTCGGTTTGGGATAAAAAGGCGCAGGCCAATATCCCGCGCCTGATGCAGTTCATGAACAATTTTGGCCTGATCACCGCGCGTGACCCTAAGGGTGTTTATCACGCGATGACGGACGTCATCCACAAGGTGCTCAACGACCTGACGGTGGACGAATGGGCGATCATCATTGGCGGCGACTCCCACACCCGCATGTCCAAGGGCGTAGCCTTTGGCGCGGACTCCGGCACCGTCGCGCTCGCGTTGGCCACCGGTGAGGCCACCATGCCGATCCCGGAATCCGTCAAGGTGACTTTCAAGGGCGACCTCAAGGACCACATGGACTTCCGCGACGTCGTCCACGCCACCCAGGCGCAGATGCTGCAGAAGTTTGGCGAAAACGTCTTCCAGGGCCGCATCATCGAGGTCCACATTGGCACCCTGCCCGCCGACCAGGCCTTTACCTTTACTGACTGGACCGCCGAAATGAAGGCCAAGGCCTCCATCTGCATTTCCCAGGACGAGACGCTCATCGAATCACTGGAGATCGCCAAGAGCCGCATCCAGATCATGATCGACAAGGGCATGGATAACGATGCCCAGGTCCTCCAGGGCTTGATCGACAAGGCCAACAACCGCATTAGCGAAATCCGGACCGGCGTGAAGCCCGCGCTGACACCCGACGCCAACGCCAAGTACTTTGCCGAGTTCGTCGTCGACCTTGATCAAATCGTCGAGCCGATGATCGCCGACCCGGACGTCAACAACGAGGACGTTTCCAAGCGCTACACCCACGACACCATCCGCGCCCTCTCCTATTACGAAGGTGCGAAGCACGTGGACTTGGGCTTTGTCGGATCCTGCATGGTCCACAAGGGCGACTTAAAGATTGTTTCGCAGATGCTGAAGAATCTCGAAGCCCAACAAGGCAAGGTCGAGTTCCAAGCGCCATTGGTAGTCGCCGCGCCGACCTACAACATCATTGACGAGCTCAAGGAAGAAGGCGACTGGGACATGCTCCAGAAATATTCCGGCTTCGTCTTCAATGACGATGCCCCGAAAAATGCCGCGCGCACCGAATACGAGAACATGATGTATCTGGAGCGCCCCGGCTGTAACCTCTGCATGGGTAACCAGGAAAAGGCCGCCAAGGGCGACACCGTCATGGCGACCTCGACGCGCCTCTTCCAGGGACGCGTGGTGGAAGACTCCGAACGCAAAAAGGGTGAATCCTTGCTCGCATCGACGCCCGTCGTGGTGCTGTCCGCGATCCTTGGCCGCACGCCAAACTTCGAGGAATACAAGGCCGCCGTTGAAGGCATCAATCTGACCAAGTTCGCTCCGCCGATGAGCGCTATGAGTAGCTAA
- a CDS encoding glycoside hydrolase family 172 protein — protein sequence MNSFNGLGLHLGNLSLLSKAKTRSISPENPNGEVSGGGRAVPELDEQGKPAGPARYLGKGWKVRPFIEIQPGETAEIANIEGPGAIQQIWMTPTGVNRTSIIRFYWDDQELPSVECPVGDFFASPYTSFNVFAQVTSLPVCVNPGNAFNCYWEMPFRKRCRITIENRDVNTPIKVYYQINYTLTDVPENAAYFHAQFRRSRPVMEGEVHTILDNISGAGHYVGTVMAWQVNHNGWWGEGEIKFYLDGDAKPEVSNGEVVGGSTGYPTICGTGAEDYFCGSYNFENKETKQYQEFTTPYAGMPHVVRPDGVYNANTRFALYRWHVMDPIRFEEDIKVTIQSLGWTRRGDFLQRLDDIASVAFWYQTLPTPATFPELPKGIAIDNI from the coding sequence ATGAATTCATTCAATGGCCTCGGCCTTCATTTGGGCAATCTGTCCCTACTTTCCAAAGCCAAAACGCGCTCAATTTCTCCCGAGAACCCAAATGGTGAAGTCTCCGGTGGTGGACGCGCCGTGCCCGAGCTCGATGAGCAAGGCAAACCCGCCGGGCCCGCTCGCTACCTGGGCAAAGGTTGGAAGGTCCGCCCATTCATCGAGATCCAACCCGGCGAAACCGCCGAGATCGCTAACATCGAAGGCCCGGGTGCCATTCAGCAGATTTGGATGACCCCGACCGGCGTCAATCGTACCTCTATAATCCGTTTTTACTGGGATGACCAGGAGTTGCCGTCCGTCGAGTGCCCGGTGGGTGATTTCTTTGCCAGCCCCTACACGAGCTTCAACGTTTTCGCGCAAGTTACCTCGCTGCCAGTCTGCGTGAACCCGGGCAATGCGTTCAACTGCTATTGGGAAATGCCATTCCGCAAACGGTGCCGCATCACGATCGAAAATCGGGACGTCAATACGCCGATCAAGGTCTATTACCAGATCAACTACACCCTGACCGACGTTCCGGAAAACGCCGCGTATTTCCATGCGCAGTTCCGCCGCAGCCGCCCCGTGATGGAAGGCGAAGTTCACACGATCCTCGACAACATCTCCGGCGCGGGCCACTACGTCGGCACCGTGATGGCCTGGCAGGTCAACCACAATGGCTGGTGGGGCGAAGGCGAAATCAAGTTTTACCTCGATGGCGACGCGAAGCCGGAAGTCTCCAACGGCGAGGTCGTGGGTGGCTCCACGGGCTACCCGACCATCTGCGGCACAGGCGCGGAAGACTACTTCTGCGGCTCCTACAATTTTGAGAACAAAGAGACCAAGCAATACCAGGAGTTTACCACGCCCTACGCCGGCATGCCACATGTCGTGCGCCCGGACGGTGTCTACAACGCCAACACCCGCTTTGCGCTCTACCGCTGGCACGTGATGGACCCCATCCGTTTTGAAGAGGACATCAAGGTAACGATCCAATCCCTCGGCTGGACTCGCCGCGGCGACTTCCTACAGCGCCTCGACGACATTGCCTCGGTCGCATTCTGGTATCAAACCCTCCCGACCCCAGCCACCTTCCCCGAGCTGCCCAAAGGCATCGCAATCGACAATATCTAA
- a CDS encoding LacI family DNA-binding transcriptional regulator: MPEKRPTLKDLIKKTGFSHGAISRAFNGQKGISTATKERILKAAREIGYHPNPSARNFKRGYSGRVGIILPNLRNTNYSELYEQLDRAISASGSSSILALTHDDMETEANTILHWSAGETDAMVINPIRANTNLDIYQKVKSWGYPLLFLYGNLGGDFDGIGFEYDNSMAQALKYLRDVGHQSVAYVGQIPPGAKPLGKYSVLLRQLEAVDMQFDEKHSVFDVDGQEAGSVAMDRWKRLGSYPTAIVAYNDYTAGSIYYEARYRGLSIPKDFSLLGSDDVAEAKLIGLSTIRTDRTALANEVMRMLKTRMEHTEEPPQYSSLRCELVLRDTLGPSPRRP; encoded by the coding sequence ATGCCCGAGAAGCGACCTACACTCAAAGATCTGATCAAGAAGACGGGATTCTCCCATGGAGCGATTTCCCGAGCCTTCAACGGACAGAAGGGGATCAGCACCGCAACCAAGGAGCGAATTCTGAAAGCGGCGCGTGAGATCGGCTACCATCCGAATCCATCGGCGAGAAACTTCAAGCGTGGCTACAGTGGGCGTGTTGGCATCATTTTGCCGAACTTGCGCAACACGAATTACTCCGAGCTTTATGAGCAGTTGGATCGCGCCATTTCCGCCAGCGGGTCTTCTTCAATTCTCGCGCTTACGCACGACGATATGGAGACCGAGGCGAACACGATCCTACACTGGTCAGCCGGGGAGACCGATGCCATGGTCATTAATCCCATTCGCGCGAATACGAATCTGGATATTTATCAGAAAGTGAAATCGTGGGGTTATCCGTTGCTGTTTCTCTATGGTAATCTGGGCGGTGATTTTGACGGGATCGGTTTTGAATACGACAACAGCATGGCGCAGGCGCTGAAATATCTGCGCGATGTCGGCCACCAGTCCGTGGCGTATGTCGGCCAGATTCCGCCCGGAGCGAAACCGCTGGGTAAGTATAGTGTGCTGCTGCGTCAACTGGAGGCGGTGGACATGCAGTTTGATGAAAAGCATTCGGTGTTCGACGTGGATGGCCAAGAGGCTGGTTCCGTGGCCATGGACCGCTGGAAGCGACTCGGTAGTTACCCGACTGCGATCGTGGCGTACAACGACTATACGGCGGGGTCGATTTATTATGAGGCACGTTATCGTGGCTTATCGATCCCGAAGGACTTTTCATTGCTCGGTAGTGACGATGTTGCAGAGGCGAAATTAATTGGCCTCTCGACGATTCGTACGGATCGCACGGCGTTGGCCAATGAGGTTATGCGGATGCTGAAAACCCGGATGGAGCATACCGAAGAGCCGCCTCAATATTCATCACTGCGTTGTGAACTAGTCCTGCGCGATACTTTGGGCCCGTCACCACGGCGCCCGTAG
- a CDS encoding REP-associated tyrosine transposase, which yields MDNFRGRKHLYHSAPAWVADGEIYFITICTKTRGTDQLTIPEVSKGILGSLGRLHRSGKWHISLFLLMPDHLHGLISFPANVSMAEQISLFKSYQSRFLGINWQEGFFDHRIRSDEEFALKAEYIRQNPVRAGLVKTSEDWTYVFPK from the coding sequence ATGGATAACTTCAGAGGCCGGAAGCACCTCTACCACAGTGCTCCAGCATGGGTTGCCGATGGTGAAATCTACTTCATTACGATCTGCACCAAAACTCGCGGAACTGATCAACTCACGATACCAGAAGTGTCTAAGGGCATACTGGGCTCATTGGGCCGCCTGCACCGCAGTGGCAAGTGGCATATCAGCCTGTTCTTATTAATGCCCGATCACTTGCACGGACTGATTTCATTCCCTGCAAACGTCTCAATGGCTGAACAAATTTCACTATTTAAATCTTACCAATCGCGTTTTCTAGGCATCAATTGGCAAGAAGGATTTTTCGATCATCGCATACGCTCAGATGAAGAGTTCGCATTGAAAGCCGAATACATCAGGCAGAATCCGGTTAGGGCGGGATTGGTGAAGACTTCTGAAGATTGGACGTATGTATTTCCAAAATAA
- a CDS encoding DUF7594 domain-containing protein, translating to MAISHTAQANILETFDFETGDLSQVGSTETEGASASVSASSAQARQGTYSMRSYMQNQDKRAEIVSSRRGTVGGEHWYGWSIYLPANAGDTTQDIISQFHDWHSSQPSWAKDGVAPTCIVAKTNGHLQMDLKFQKIGLNETEHDYFDLGAFTPNAWNDIVIHVKWTHETTGFMKIWVNGVLQMDYTGPTYLDYGPGNGPYFKMGNYKGVYHWSGDSPRTYYMDEYRMGDAYASYADVNPARSMHDAALIAYEGFDYAVGSVDGANGGIGWASAWSEWGNGGDASTIADSFSYASLASTGNRFRVYDTDGNRQGIVRTLSTTLGATEGTYWISFIAKKNHSGREAYIEFGDMALRAYQSNDWEIKTPDTSYTTLTGAGYAAQHLFLIRVDAGAVNDTVSAWVDPDLASGEPSTGSALVTLTDAGGFTFDTVNIQHGVWGNAMQSSEWDELRIGESFAAVTPAPSAPLFVYEAFDYATGSLDGADGGFGWSTPWIISGGAGYAEVLSAGFDYTNLVSQGNRFKIYDTDGVHQTATRQLAQSVGAETGEYWLSFLTKKNSSGRTSSIDFGGLSFKAASGDWQVKGPTTSYATITGAAYNELHFFLVRMDASPAGNTIHVWVDPDLSLGEPSTSGTDLTLSDEAFFSFNTLAIKHGPFGNSSQSAEWDELRVGTSFADVVTGDFTNALETDADAYVRNGSYANTNHGLASSLWVKADASDEYNRRIFLRFDLSGYSGSITSATLSLMPNTVGSGIANTDLQAYLVSNDSWAETGITWNNQPGYSTLLDTISGSTIQNGVAVEFDLSSAASSEQSGDGALSIVIVSTSAGSDRYVVFDSYEAAGDQPLLILE from the coding sequence TTGGCCATATCGCACACTGCTCAGGCCAATATCTTGGAAACCTTCGATTTCGAAACCGGAGATTTGTCGCAGGTCGGCTCCACCGAAACCGAGGGGGCCAGCGCGAGCGTCTCAGCCAGCTCCGCCCAAGCGCGTCAGGGGACTTACTCGATGCGCTCCTACATGCAGAATCAGGACAAGCGCGCAGAAATCGTCAGCAGTCGGCGCGGAACCGTGGGCGGCGAGCATTGGTATGGCTGGAGCATCTATCTTCCCGCCAATGCCGGAGACACCACCCAGGACATCATTTCCCAGTTTCACGATTGGCATTCATCGCAGCCGTCATGGGCTAAAGACGGCGTTGCACCCACGTGCATTGTCGCCAAAACCAACGGCCATTTGCAGATGGATTTGAAGTTTCAAAAGATCGGGCTCAACGAAACTGAGCACGATTACTTCGACCTCGGAGCATTCACACCCAACGCGTGGAATGACATCGTGATCCACGTCAAATGGACGCATGAGACGACCGGCTTCATGAAAATCTGGGTCAACGGCGTGCTGCAAATGGACTACACCGGGCCTACCTATCTCGACTACGGTCCTGGCAACGGCCCCTACTTCAAAATGGGCAACTACAAGGGCGTTTATCATTGGTCCGGTGATTCGCCACGCACCTACTACATGGACGAATATCGCATGGGCGACGCCTACGCTAGCTACGCGGATGTCAATCCCGCCCGCAGCATGCATGACGCGGCGCTTATTGCCTACGAGGGCTTCGACTACGCAGTGGGCTCCGTGGACGGCGCAAATGGCGGCATCGGCTGGGCGTCAGCCTGGAGCGAATGGGGTAACGGCGGCGACGCCTCCACCATCGCCGATTCTTTCAGCTATGCCTCACTCGCCAGCACGGGCAATCGCTTTCGCGTTTACGACACGGACGGCAACCGGCAGGGCATTGTCCGCACCTTGTCCACAACCCTCGGCGCAACCGAAGGCACTTACTGGATATCCTTTATCGCCAAAAAGAATCACTCCGGGCGCGAAGCCTACATCGAATTTGGCGACATGGCTTTACGCGCTTACCAGAGCAACGATTGGGAAATTAAAACGCCGGACACCAGCTACACCACGCTCACCGGCGCGGGCTACGCCGCCCAGCATTTGTTCCTGATCCGCGTCGATGCCGGTGCCGTTAATGACACCGTCTCTGCGTGGGTCGATCCCGACCTGGCCAGCGGTGAGCCGTCCACGGGCAGCGCCCTCGTCACCCTGACAGACGCGGGCGGCTTCACCTTTGACACGGTAAACATCCAACACGGCGTCTGGGGTAACGCCATGCAATCCAGCGAATGGGACGAGCTCCGCATCGGCGAATCGTTTGCTGCCGTAACCCCTGCTCCCAGTGCACCGCTCTTTGTCTACGAGGCGTTTGACTACGCAACAGGCAGCCTTGATGGTGCCGATGGCGGCTTCGGGTGGAGCACGCCCTGGATAATCAGCGGTGGCGCGGGCTACGCCGAGGTCCTCAGCGCAGGCTTTGACTACACCAATCTGGTGAGCCAGGGTAATCGTTTTAAAATCTACGATACCGACGGCGTGCACCAGACGGCGACCCGCCAACTCGCCCAAAGCGTCGGCGCAGAAACCGGCGAATATTGGCTGTCTTTCCTGACCAAGAAAAACAGCTCCGGCCGCACATCGTCGATCGATTTCGGTGGCCTCTCCTTCAAGGCGGCCAGCGGAGACTGGCAGGTCAAGGGCCCGACGACCAGCTACGCAACCATAACGGGTGCTGCCTACAACGAGCTACACTTTTTCCTGGTGCGCATGGATGCCAGCCCAGCGGGCAATACCATCCATGTGTGGGTCGACCCCGACCTTAGCCTGGGCGAGCCGTCGACCTCCGGCACCGACCTCACCTTGAGCGACGAAGCTTTCTTCAGCTTTAATACGCTCGCGATTAAGCACGGCCCCTTTGGCAACTCCTCGCAGTCTGCCGAATGGGATGAGCTGCGCGTCGGCACCAGCTTTGCAGACGTTGTCACCGGTGATTTCACCAATGCCTTGGAAACCGACGCCGATGCTTACGTGCGCAACGGAAGCTACGCCAACACCAATCACGGCCTCGCCTCATCGCTTTGGGTTAAAGCCGACGCCAGCGACGAGTATAACCGCCGCATCTTCCTGCGCTTCGACTTGTCGGGCTACTCCGGCAGCATCACCAGCGCCACCCTGTCGCTGATGCCCAACACCGTTGGCTCCGGCATTGCAAACACCGACTTGCAAGCCTACCTCGTCAGCAACGACAGTTGGGCCGAGACTGGCATCACTTGGAACAACCAGCCAGGCTACAGCACGCTGTTGGACACCATTAGCGGATCTACCATTCAAAACGGCGTCGCCGTAGAGTTCGATCTATCTTCCGCTGCCAGTAGCGAACAAAGCGGCGATGGTGCGCTGTCCATCGTCATCGTTAGCACGTCAGCGGGCAGTGATCGCTATGTGGTCTTTGACAGTTACGAAGCTGCCGGTGATCAGCCTTTGCTCATCCTCGAATAG